In Elaeis guineensis isolate ETL-2024a chromosome 1, EG11, whole genome shotgun sequence, a genomic segment contains:
- the LOC105033313 gene encoding protein RETICULATA-RELATED 3, chloroplastic-like: MAAQLRLSALPKLASSHLAEFSHLPTGLPHPASIPLRPSATTAASLSLSLSPRSSNPNLSQSLTSPDLAVGGSGNIPPGGYGGGGGGGWGSDGAPGDHHHGEDPSSDSSAGGPLGLFLEGWRSRVSADSQFPFKVLMEELVGVTACVLGDMASRPNFGLNELDFVFSTIVVGSIVNFVLMYLLAPTAATAAATRSALPSHMFEPGAYSLLSRLGTFVYKGVTFAAVGFAAGLAGTAISNGLIALRKKMDPAFQTPNKPPPTVLNALTWALHMGVSSNFRYQTLNGLEFVIEKALPPAGFKTSVVVLRSLNNVLGGMSFVLLARLTGSQKLEGGEEEKVELKERLVDDGVAADGGDGEVQSSEPQPK, from the coding sequence ATGGCCGCGCAGCTCCGCCTCTCGGCGCTTCCCAAACTCGCCTCCTCCCACCTCGCCGAATTCAGCCATCTCCCCACTGGACTCCCGCACCCCGCCTCCATCCCCCTCCGTCCCTCCGCCACCACGGccgcctccctctccctctccctctccccccgATCCTCCAACCCTAACCTCTCTCAAAGCCTTACCTCCCCGGATCTCGCTGTCGGCGGCTCCGGCAATATACCTCCAGGCGGctacggcggcggcggcggtggaggATGGGGCTCCGACGGTGCTCCCGGCGATCACCACCACGGGGAGGACCCCTCCTCCGATAGCAGCGCCGGCGGCCCCCTTGGGCTCTTTCTCGAAGGGTGGCGATCTAGGGTTTCCGCTGACTCCCAGTTCCCATTCAAGGTCCTGATGGAGGAGCTCGTCGGTGTCACTGCCTGTGTCCTTGGCGACATGGCCTCCCGCCCCAACTTCGGCCTCAACGAGCTCGACTTCGTCTTCTCAACCATCGTCGTCGGATCCATAGTCAACTTCGTCCTTATGTACCTCCTCGCCCCCaccgccgccaccgccgccgccaCCCGCTCCGCCCTCCCCAGCCACATGTTCGAGCCCGGCGCCTACTCGCTTCTCTCTCGTCTCGGCACCTTCGTCTACAAAGGCGTCACCTTTGCCGCCGTTGGGTTCGCGGCGGGGCTGGCGGGGACggcgatctcgaatggattgatcgcACTGAGGAAGAAGATGGACCCGGCGTTCCAGACGCCGAACAAACCGCCGCCGACGGTGCTGAACGCGTTGACGTGGGCGCTGCATATGGGAGTAAGCAGCAATTTCAGGTACCAGACGCTGAATGGGTTGGAGTTTGTGATAGAGAAGGCGCTGCCACCGGCCGGGTTCAAGACGTCAGTGGTAGTTCTGAGGAGCTTGAACAATGTGCTTGGTGGGATGTCGTTCGTCCTTCTCGCGAGGCTGACGGGGTCTCAGAAGTTGGagggcggggaggaggagaaggtTGAGTTGAAGGAGAGGTTGGTGGATGATGGGGTGGCGGCAGATGGTGGAGATGGGGAGGTGCAGAGTAGTGAGCCGCAACCTAAGTAA